The Lusitaniella coriacea LEGE 07157 DNA segment CATCTTGAAACGATGTTACGCAATCTTCAAGGTTCTCCCAGCTACTATTACCGCAAGCATCAACATTTGGTGAGGAAGGGGAGAAAGTTGTTGAAAACTTTAGCGGTGTAGAAACGTAGCAATGCGCCGAACGGCAGTTTCCAGAACGTCGGGGTCGCGCACGAGAGCAAAGCGCACGTAGCCTTCCCCGGCTTTGCCAAAACCCGCACCAGGAGAAACGGCGACTCCAGTAGCTTCAACCAATGAAGTGGCAAATTGAATGGATTTATCTTGCCAGGGTTGGGGGAGTTTTGCCCAAATGTAGAGGGTTGCGGGAGGTGTGGGGACGTGCCAATCAATCTGGTGCAGGGCGCGCACGAGGGCATCTCTGCGGGTTTGGAAGGTTTTGACGGTTGGGGGGACGATGGTTTGATGATTTTCCAGTGCCGCGATCGCGCCCCGCATAATTCCGCGATATTGATTAAAATCGATGACGGCTTTCACCTGACGCAATGCACCAATTAAAGTGGGGTTACCCAGGGCGTAGGCGATGCGGAAACCGCCCATGTTATAGGATTTGGAGAAGGTGAATAGTTCGATCGCGGTGGTTTTATTGGGATCGGCTTGTAGGATGGAGGGCGCGGCTTTGAGGGTATTACCGTAAACGAAATCGGCGTAGGGAAAATCGTGAATCAGGGCGATTCCTCGTGCTTGACAAAAGGCAACGGCTTCTTTGAAAAAGGAGAGGGGCGCGATCGCGGTCGTGGGATTATGGGGATAGCTCAACACCATCATTTTCGTGCGGTCTAACACCGAAGGGGGAATGTCTTCAAAGACGGGTAAGAAGCCATTTTCTTCCAAAATTGGCATGGGATGAACTTGCCCTCCTGCCAAGTACACGCCGCCGGCGTGGGAGGGATAGCCCGGATCGAGTAATAGGGCAAAATCGCCCGGATTAAGCAAGGCTAGGGGCAAATGCGCCGTTCCTTCTTGACAGCCGATTAAGGGTAAAACTTCGGTTTCGGGATCGATGGGAATCCCGTATTTCCGTTCGTAGTCCTGGGCGACTGCCTGACGGAAGAATTGGGTACTGTGGAAAAGGGTGTAGCCGTGGGTCGCGCGATCGCGCAATGCCGTTTCTATCGCCGCGATCGCGCATTCGGGTGTAGGGAGATCTGAGGAACCCAAAGAAAGGTCAATAATCTCTTTTCCCGCCGCAGCCGATTTTGCTTTTGCTCGATCCATATCTGCAAACACGTTGGTTTGCAAAGGTTGTAAGCGCGCCGCAAATTGCATCATTCCCTATTGGTTTCCCACTCTACGAAGTCAAATTACTCTCTAACATAGCCTGTAGCGCTTGTTTGCCGATCGCGCCTTCGTGGGATGCAACGATCTCTTTTTCTTTAAACAATCGCAGCGCCGGAACGCCTTCTACCTTGCACTTTGCCACTGCGTCCGGATTGGGGTCAACTTCAAGTTTCACCACCTTAAGCCGATCGCTATAGGTTTGTGCAGCCCAATCGATCGAAGGAGAAACCAGCTTGCACGGCCCACACCAAGAAGCCCAGAAATAGACGAGTACGGTCTTGGGCGAGGTAAAAACCTCAGTCTCAAAATTCTCATCCGTAATAGCAACAACACTACTCACAATATCTCCTCCTGAATCAAAACACGATCGCTAACCACTATAGATGCTACCTTGCCGATTTGGAAATAGGAAACGAGTTTAGAGTTACAGCTTTGTACTTTGTTGCGACAATAAACGCAATAGAACGTTGAATTTCTTCATTGAATGACTTTTGGAAATATTGCTACCATAAAAGAAAATAAAAATCGCTACAGATAAAAACTTTTAAAATCGCCGCGGCAGCTCAAATTGAGAGAAAAAAAAGATGATAAAAGCGAAAATTAAAGGGTTGGAAAATTTGGTTAAAAGATGAGTTAAAGCTCAAACAAATTCGCCAGAACTTACTCGAACAACCTTGGCAAAATACTTTGGCATTATTGTATTGGGTAGAGCAGTGAAACCCATTCCGTTTGATGGAGAGAGGCAAAATGCAAAGGCACTTTCGCGATCGCGCCGAAGCCGGACGACTGTTGGCATCGAAGTTAAAATCCTATGCCAAAAAATCGGATGTTTTGGTCTTGGGACTTCCCCGTGGCGGGGTTCCGGTTGCCTTTGAAATTGCCAAAACCCTGAATGCGCCTTTGGATATTTGGTTGGTGCGCAAGTTAGGCGTACCGGGAAATAAGGAACTAGCGATGGGTGCAATTGGGATGGGGGATGTGAGGGTGATGAATAAAGAGATTGTAAAATCCCTCAAAGTTTCCGATGAGGCGATCGCGCGGGTTGTTGACCAAGAAAAGCAAGAATTAGAACGGCGCGATCGCGCCTATCGAGGAGATCGACCGATTCCTGACCCGCGCGATCGCGCGATAATCCTTGTTGATGATGGTATTGCCACCGGATCGACCCTTTTCGCCGCACTCACCAGCTTGCGACAACATCACCCTGCAAGTATCGCCGTTGCAACACCCATCATTCCCCCAAGCCTTTGTAAAAAGTTACGGCGCGAAGTCGATAAAGTCGCCTATTTACTTCAACCGGATCCCTTCCACTTTATTGGGTTCTGGTACGACGATTTTTCCTCAACCCCCGATCGCGTCGTATGCGATTTACTGGATCGTTCGGTTTCTTTAACGTCGATTCCCTAAAATATCCAACTCAGTTCCCCCAGCCTCTCCAACTCCCCCAGCCTCCCCTAGATCGGCTTGCGTCCTCTGAGGAAACCTCAGAGGCGTTCCGACCTCTCTCCGCGTCACCGTGTCTCCCCTTCTCCGTGTCTCAAAAAAACTCCCCCAGCTCCCCCAGCTCCCCTTTCCCAATTTAAATGCGTAGCAGCTTACACAATCTCTGTCGTATTCCGCTGTTGCTGCACGTACTCCTTGAGAGCCTCGATCTTTGCCTTCGCCTCCTGATTTTCCGGGTTGATTCGCAAGGTTTCTTCAAAGGATGCAATTGCTTCTTTATAGCGTCGCAGGCTCGCTAAAACCAGTCCGCGATTGAACCAAGTGGATTCAGAATTTTCATTCAGCGCGATCGCGCGATCGTAGGCTTCTAGAGCGATTGTATATTGCTCCAAGCGAAAAGAAGTATTACCGAGCTTAAACCACGCTGAAATAAACTCTGGGGCAAGCTGAGTGGCTTTTTCAAAAGCGTCGAATGCCTCTTGATAGCGCTCCAGATTTTCCAGGGTAATCCCTCGGTTGTACTGAGATTGTGGGTTATCTGGTTCGAGGGCGATCGCGCGATCGAGTGCCTCAAGGGATTGGGAATAACGTTTTAAATACCCAAAAGTCGAACCCAATTTAGACCAAGTACGAGCGCGATCGGGATTGAGGCGAACTGCTTGCTCCAAGGAGGCTGCGGCTTCTTTGTAGCGCTCTGCATTGTGGAGAAGAATGCCACGATATAACCAAGCAAGTTCGTACTCCGGATCGGCTAAAACCGCGCGATCGTAGGCAGCAATCGCTTCAGAATAGCGCTCTAAACGCCCCAAAGTCACGCCTTGGTGAAACCAAGCACTCGCATAGTTAGCATCGAGGCGAATTGCTTCAGCGTAGGTATCAAGCGCCGCTTCGGGTTCTCCGCTATCGTCGAGAGCCATCCCCAACCAAACCCAAGCATGAACCAAAGTCGGATCGAGTTCTAAAGCCGTTCGATAGGACGCGATCGCGTCGGGGTA contains these protein-coding regions:
- a CDS encoding LL-diaminopimelate aminotransferase, coding for MQFAARLQPLQTNVFADMDRAKAKSAAAGKEIIDLSLGSSDLPTPECAIAAIETALRDRATHGYTLFHSTQFFRQAVAQDYERKYGIPIDPETEVLPLIGCQEGTAHLPLALLNPGDFALLLDPGYPSHAGGVYLAGGQVHPMPILEENGFLPVFEDIPPSVLDRTKMMVLSYPHNPTTAIAPLSFFKEAVAFCQARGIALIHDFPYADFVYGNTLKAAPSILQADPNKTTAIELFTFSKSYNMGGFRIAYALGNPTLIGALRQVKAVIDFNQYRGIMRGAIAALENHQTIVPPTVKTFQTRRDALVRALHQIDWHVPTPPATLYIWAKLPQPWQDKSIQFATSLVEATGVAVSPGAGFGKAGEGYVRFALVRDPDVLETAVRRIATFLHR
- a CDS encoding thioredoxin family protein, with translation MSSVVAITDENFETEVFTSPKTVLVYFWASWCGPCKLVSPSIDWAAQTYSDRLKVVKLEVDPNPDAVAKCKVEGVPALRLFKEKEIVASHEGAIGKQALQAMLESNLTS
- a CDS encoding phosphoribosyltransferase; the encoded protein is MQRHFRDRAEAGRLLASKLKSYAKKSDVLVLGLPRGGVPVAFEIAKTLNAPLDIWLVRKLGVPGNKELAMGAIGMGDVRVMNKEIVKSLKVSDEAIARVVDQEKQELERRDRAYRGDRPIPDPRDRAIILVDDGIATGSTLFAALTSLRQHHPASIAVATPIIPPSLCKKLRREVDKVAYLLQPDPFHFIGFWYDDFSSTPDRVVCDLLDRSVSLTSIP
- a CDS encoding tetratricopeptide repeat protein; translation: MTFKSVSLTAAFALLTAVAHPAIAATQQDSVSSLRFNGELQVAQTESDESLRVLKEAFELLKAKQYDRALATFDEAIRLNDKYARAWSGRAYALYLLERYPDAIASYRTALELDPTLVHAWVWLGMALDDSGEPEAALDTYAEAIRLDANYASAWFHQGVTLGRLERYSEAIAAYDRAVLADPEYELAWLYRGILLHNAERYKEAAASLEQAVRLNPDRARTWSKLGSTFGYLKRYSQSLEALDRAIALEPDNPQSQYNRGITLENLERYQEAFDAFEKATQLAPEFISAWFKLGNTSFRLEQYTIALEAYDRAIALNENSESTWFNRGLVLASLRRYKEAIASFEETLRINPENQEAKAKIEALKEYVQQQRNTTEIV